The following coding sequences are from one Clarias gariepinus isolate MV-2021 ecotype Netherlands chromosome 19, CGAR_prim_01v2, whole genome shotgun sequence window:
- the LOC128507167 gene encoding endoplasmic reticulum metallopeptidase 1-like: MEADTAVRRLKSSLNNVSHENSGTAKRREGSGCEEEKKNHQGAFVLSEGVACALVLVFICALWLSVHWSLKQLVIGQSTGEFNATRARKYLERITSVGPRPAGSAENEIMTVNFLLEQLERVRSESVDGPNTITVETRKHSGSFSIDFLGGFTSCYDQITNIVVRLEPRGGAEHFVLANCHFDSVPNSPGASDDAVSCAVMLEVFQSISNFSIPLNHGVIFLFNGAEENVLQASHGFITQHEWVKQIRAFVNLEAAGVGGKELVFQTGPENPWLVQAYVHAVKHPFASVVGQEVFQSGIIPSDTDFRIFRDFGSIPGIDLAFIENGYIYHTKYDTADRILTDSIQRAGDNILALLKRLVTTETLADPSEYRHGSMVFFDVLGVTMVAYPARVGSIINYMVAIATLIYLAKKCLRTSSLGGRYVLDLVYGSCVFVLSWFVALLTVLIVALIVTLMGRSMFWFTHFHTSILLYGSVAAGKILLIHTLAKNLYYRNMRRLDLGDLFFDVSLLLWCCALVFLTQRGLCSAYVPMIMVFFPLATKLLLSRHYAQKGVSKSYILFYLLGLSLPYVHLLFLIWIVFEIFTPIMGRSGTEIPPDVVLASLIAMATALLSSFLIHFLYLASSTKRALAVLWTIFAVMLVLVSCGLFFPFSGDAASPRPKRVILQHITRTFHALDGSLEKTDSGFWINSFDYTGMSHITPHIPEINDTIRMRCSDELPFCGFPFFLPVKFLIKKNWYLPAPAVSTNNPLEFKLLSKHVSEWGAVKLSFEAKGPSHMTLYILPHVGASLTGWSFADGTPRYDLDGEYFIFYSHGVNTGPWNFWIEVQPSSERTEEDSMVSIAISAHYLFGDDQHTPELNVFMGKFPDWAFATSWVSTYHMYQY; the protein is encoded by the exons GAAGTACCTGGAGCGCATCACCAGTGTGGGGCCTCGACCCGCAGGCAGTGCTGAGAATGAAATCATGACTGTGAACTTCCTGTTGGAGCAGTTGGAGAGGGTGCGGAGCGAGAGCGTAGATGGGCCCAACACCATCACAGTGGAGACGCGCAAACACAGCGGCTCGTTTAGCATCGACTTCCTGGGCGGATTCACCAGCTGCTACGATCAAATCACTAACATCGTGGTCCGTCTCGAACCCAGAGGTGGAGCTGAACACTTCGTACTGGCTAACTGCCATTTTGACAGTGTGCCCAACAGTCCAG gagCAAGCGATGATGCAGTAAGCTGTGCCGTGATGCTGGAGGTGTTTCAGTCGATATCCAATTTTTCTATTCCTCTAAATCACGGCGTAATCTTTCTCTTTAACGGAGCCGAGGAGAACGTCCTTCAG GCGAGTCATGGCTTTATCACTCAGCATGAGTGGGTGAAGCAGATCAGAGCGTTTGTGAATTTGGAGGCTGCTGGAGTTGGGGGAAAGGAGCTGGTATTCCAGACAG gtccAGAAAACCCGTGGTTGGTTCAAGCATATGTTCATGCTGTAAAACACCCTTTTGCCTCCGTCGTCGGGCAGGAAGTTTTCCAAAGCGGCATTATTCCCTCAGACACCGACTTCCGCATCTTCAGAGACTTTGGCAGCATTCCTG GGATTGACCTGGCCTTCATTGAGAATGGTTATATCTACCACACCAAGTACGACACTGCAGATCGCATCCTCACAGACTCCATTCAGCGAGCAG GTGACAATATCCTGGCACTTCTGAAGCGTCTGGTCACCACGGAAACGCTGGCTGACCCCTCAGAATATCGCCATGGTAGCATGGTGTTTTTCGATGTCCTGGGTGTAACTATGGTGGCGTATCCTGCACGAGTCGGTTCTATCATCAACTACATGGTTGCCATAGCAACTCTTATCTACCTTGCTAAGAAATGTCTACGCACTAGCAGTTTGG GTGGCCGGTACGTGTTGGATCTAGTGTACGGCTCGTGTGTGTTCGTGCTCAGCTGGTTCGTGGCGCTGCTCACAGTCCTGATTGTGGCGCTGATAGTCACACTGATGGGACGCTCCATGTTCTGGTTCACTCACTTTCACACCTCCATCCTCTTATACGGATCTGTTGCAGCTGGAAAGATACTTCTGATTCACACTCTCGCCAAAAACCTCTATTACAGA AATATGCGGAGGTTGGATCTGGGCGACCTGTTTTTCGACGTCAGTCTGCTATTGTGGTGCTGTGCCCTTGTTTTTCTCACCCAGCGTGGTCTGTGCTCGGCGTACGTTCCCATGATCAtggtgtttttccctctcgccACCAAGCTGCTGCTCTCCAGACACTATGCACAAAAAG gTGTATCAAAGTCATACATCCTCTTCTACCTGTTGGGGTTGTCTCTTCCCTACGTTCACCTGCTGTTCCTTATCTGGATCGTTTTTGAGATTTTCACACCCATTATGGGGCGCAGCGGCACTGAAATCCCACCCGACGTGGTGCTCGCGTCACTCATCGCTATGGCAACTGCCTTACTCTCCTCGTTTTTG ATTCATTTCCTCTACCTGGCAAGCAGCACTAAGCGTGCGTTAGCTGTATTATGGACCATTTTTGCTGTGATGCTCGTCCTAGTTTCCTGCGGACTTTTCTTTCCGTTTTCAGGTGATGCAGCGAGTCCACGACCCAAAAGAGTCATTCTCCAG CACATCACACGCACTTTTCACGCTTTGGATGGCTCTTTGGAGAAAACCGATTCCGGTTTTTGGATCAACAGCTTCGATTATACGGGAATGAGCCACATCACCCCTCACATTCCCGAGATTAACGACACCATCCGAATGCGCTGCAGCGACGAGTTACCCTTCTGCGGTTTTCCCTTTTTCCTTCCCGTCAAATTCCTCATCAA GAAGAACTGGTATCTCCCAGCTCCTGCAGTGTCCACTAATAATCCACTGGAGTTTAAACTGCTATCCAAACACGTATCAGAATGGGGAGCGGTAAAGTTGAGCTTTGAAGCTAAAG GTCCGAGTCACATGACCCTGTACATCCTGCCACACGTGGGAGCTTCACTCACCGGCTGGTCGTTTGCAGACGGGACGCCACGGTACGATCTGGACGGagaatactttatattttactcTCACGGGGTGAATACGGGACCGTGGAACTTCTGGATCGAGGTTCAG CCATCTTCAGAGCGTACGGAAGAGGACAGCATGGTCTCCATCGCCATCTCAGCTCACTATTTATTCGGAGATGATCAGCACACTCCTGAACTCAATGTGTTTATGGGGAAATTTCCAGATTGGGCTTTTGCGACTTCATGGGTCAGTACTTACCACATGTACCAGTACTGA